A single Brevundimonas sp. SL130 DNA region contains:
- a CDS encoding IS5 family transposase has product MHRSSGQGHLSEAWLSPSLGRNEQLERIGSVFDWTAVERLVSEVYSARSGRPSWPPLTMVKALLLQQWYGLSDPGLEEALGDRLSFRRFVGLGLDEGAPDHSVISRFRKALRDRGLDGALFQEIGRQLEARGLVVRSGTLMDATLVEAAVARPSREAGLGRRGTTDPDADWTMKNGRSHYGYKAHMGVDQGSGLIRRAELTSAKVSDSETADRLICGDERAVYGDRAYEHKGRRRRLKAAGIKDRILHRSHKHQDGLPHWQAVRNRLIGPVRAAVERVFGTLKRSYGYRRVRYRGLEANRLQLRLLCIAFNLRKAAMLLA; this is encoded by the coding sequence ATGCATCGGTCAAGCGGACAGGGTCACCTGAGCGAAGCCTGGCTTTCGCCGAGTTTGGGTCGCAACGAGCAGCTTGAGCGGATTGGCTCGGTGTTCGACTGGACGGCGGTGGAGCGGTTGGTGTCGGAGGTTTATTCGGCCCGGTCGGGTCGACCGTCTTGGCCGCCTCTGACGATGGTGAAGGCCTTGCTATTACAGCAGTGGTACGGACTGTCGGACCCGGGGCTCGAAGAGGCTCTGGGAGACCGCCTCAGCTTTCGTCGGTTTGTAGGCCTGGGTCTGGACGAGGGGGCGCCGGACCATTCGGTGATCAGCCGGTTCCGCAAGGCCTTGCGTGACCGGGGTCTGGACGGGGCGCTGTTTCAGGAGATCGGTCGCCAGTTGGAGGCGCGGGGCCTAGTGGTCAGGTCGGGGACGCTGATGGACGCGACCCTGGTGGAGGCTGCGGTGGCTCGGCCGTCGCGCGAGGCAGGCCTGGGCCGACGTGGGACAACCGATCCGGACGCGGACTGGACCATGAAGAACGGTCGGTCTCACTATGGCTACAAGGCTCATATGGGCGTCGATCAGGGGTCGGGGCTGATCCGGCGCGCTGAACTGACCTCGGCGAAGGTCAGCGACAGCGAGACGGCGGATCGGTTGATCTGCGGCGACGAGCGGGCCGTCTATGGCGATCGGGCCTATGAGCACAAGGGTCGCCGACGTCGGCTCAAGGCCGCCGGGATCAAGGATCGCATCCTGCACCGCAGCCACAAGCATCAGGACGGACTCCCCCACTGGCAGGCGGTTCGCAACCGGCTGATCGGTCCTGTCCGCGCCGCCGTCGAGCGCGTGTTCGGAACCCTGAAGCGCAGTTACGGCTATCGCCGGGTCCGATACCGAGGCCTGGAGGCCAACCGCCTCCAGCTCAGACTGCTGTGCATAGCCTTCAATCTCAGGAAGGCGGCGATGCTGCTGGCCTGA
- a CDS encoding FKBP-type peptidyl-prolyl cis-trans isomerase, with protein MTRIALPAAFALAALSLAACASRGQPVTYAETISAAARAAAQVEGHTPLTPQQAWDAGNTDYLAWNGARRGWTTTASGLQYRRVGKAHPNGAQPAATDTVKVHYRGTFIDGREFDSSYARNEPAEFPLNRVIKGWTEGVALMRVGEIYEFVIPASLGYGSRWVGGGELPPNSTLRFSVELLEVKPAG; from the coding sequence ATGACTCGCATCGCCCTGCCCGCCGCCTTCGCCCTCGCCGCCCTGTCTCTCGCCGCCTGCGCCTCGCGCGGCCAACCCGTCACCTATGCCGAGACCATCTCGGCCGCCGCCCGCGCCGCCGCCCAGGTCGAGGGCCACACGCCCCTGACGCCGCAACAGGCCTGGGACGCGGGCAACACCGACTATCTGGCCTGGAACGGCGCCCGGCGCGGCTGGACCACCACCGCCAGCGGCCTGCAATATCGTCGCGTCGGCAAGGCCCATCCGAACGGCGCCCAGCCCGCCGCCACCGACACGGTCAAGGTCCACTATCGCGGGACCTTCATCGACGGACGCGAGTTCGACAGCTCCTACGCCCGCAACGAGCCGGCCGAATTCCCGCTGAACCGCGTCATCAAGGGCTGGACCGAGGGCGTCGCCCTGATGCGCGTGGGCGAGATCTACGAGTTCGTCATCCCCGCCTCGCTCGGCTACGGCTCGCGCTGGGTCGGCGGCGGCGAACTGCCGCCCAACTCAACTCTGCGCTTCTCGGTCGAACTGCTCGAGGTCAAGCCTGCGGGCTGA
- a CDS encoding M61 family metallopeptidase, with the protein MIPSRLSALGLSLGLLLVSAAPAALAQQASAALPALAAPLPAIPAPRDVAYPGVITLDIDATNLAQHIFAITETIPVAQAGPMTLFFPEWLPGNHGPVGPVTQLAGIEITANGQRVEWVRDTLSPFAYHLTVPAGATSLTVTLQHLSPTSGNQGRVTMTPEMLNIQWEKMLLYPAGHWSRNIMVQPTVKFPTGWRFGTALEPESKTGDLQTFKTVNLEVLIDSPVFAGTHYRQIDLNPGGRSPVRANFVADEAKSLEATDEQIQILRNLVDQMDRLYGARHFDHYDFLIAMTDKLGGIGLEHHRSSENSVDPEFFTGWATHLGDRDLLSHEMNHSWDGKWRRPADQYVPNFNSPMQNSLLWVYEGQTQYYGQVIAARSGLLTKDQAMESLALTAATYDARLGRQWRALQDTTNDPIISQRQPKPWLSWQRDEDYYSEGQLIWLDVDTTIREKTGGRKSLDDFAKAFYGVQDGSFEPAPYSFEDVVAALNGVVANDWATFLRTRLDATGPEAHAPLDGLTRGGWRLAYGETPTAYQKTLFGELKRNDFTYSLGFQTGENNAIRSVQWGGPAFDAGLAPGMEIVAVNGQASNPDRIAAAVTAAKDPAVSVTLIVKDGDQYRTVALPYHDGLRYPRLERIEGTPDRLSDILTPRKR; encoded by the coding sequence ATGATCCCCTCCCGCCTGAGCGCCCTTGGGCTTAGCCTTGGCCTCCTGCTTGTCTCCGCCGCGCCTGCGGCCCTGGCCCAGCAGGCTTCGGCCGCGCTCCCCGCCCTGGCCGCGCCCCTGCCCGCCATCCCTGCCCCTCGCGACGTCGCCTATCCGGGCGTGATCACGCTCGATATCGACGCCACCAACCTGGCCCAGCACATCTTCGCGATCACCGAGACCATTCCGGTGGCGCAGGCAGGGCCGATGACCCTGTTCTTCCCCGAATGGCTGCCCGGCAACCACGGTCCCGTCGGCCCGGTCACCCAGCTGGCCGGCATCGAGATCACCGCCAACGGCCAGCGCGTCGAATGGGTGCGCGACACCCTCTCGCCCTTCGCCTACCACCTGACCGTCCCGGCCGGCGCGACCAGCCTGACCGTGACCCTGCAACACCTGTCGCCGACCAGCGGCAATCAAGGTCGGGTGACCATGACGCCCGAGATGCTGAACATCCAGTGGGAGAAGATGCTGCTCTATCCCGCCGGCCACTGGTCGCGGAACATAATGGTTCAGCCCACGGTCAAGTTCCCGACCGGCTGGCGGTTCGGCACGGCGCTGGAACCCGAGAGCAAGACCGGCGACCTCCAGACCTTCAAGACGGTCAATCTGGAAGTCCTGATCGACAGCCCCGTCTTCGCCGGCACCCACTATCGCCAGATCGACCTGAACCCCGGCGGCCGGTCGCCCGTCCGCGCCAACTTCGTCGCCGACGAGGCCAAGAGCCTGGAAGCCACCGACGAGCAGATCCAGATCCTGCGCAATCTGGTCGATCAGATGGACCGTCTGTACGGCGCCCGCCACTTCGACCACTACGACTTCCTGATCGCCATGACCGACAAGCTGGGCGGCATCGGGCTGGAGCATCATCGCAGTTCCGAGAACTCGGTCGATCCGGAGTTCTTCACCGGCTGGGCCACCCACCTTGGCGACCGCGACCTGCTCAGCCACGAGATGAACCACTCCTGGGACGGCAAATGGCGTCGTCCCGCCGATCAGTACGTCCCCAATTTCAACAGCCCGATGCAGAACAGTCTGCTCTGGGTCTATGAAGGCCAGACCCAGTATTACGGGCAGGTGATCGCCGCCCGCTCGGGCCTGCTGACCAAGGACCAGGCGATGGAGTCCCTGGCCCTGACCGCCGCGACCTACGACGCCCGCCTCGGCCGTCAGTGGCGCGCGCTTCAGGACACCACCAACGACCCGATCATCAGCCAGCGCCAGCCCAAGCCCTGGCTGTCGTGGCAGCGCGACGAGGACTATTACTCGGAGGGCCAACTGATCTGGCTCGACGTCGACACGACGATCCGGGAGAAGACCGGCGGCCGCAAGTCGCTGGATGACTTCGCCAAGGCCTTCTACGGCGTCCAGGACGGCAGTTTCGAACCCGCGCCCTACAGCTTCGAGGATGTGGTTGCGGCGCTGAACGGCGTGGTCGCCAACGACTGGGCGACCTTCCTGCGCACCCGGCTGGACGCGACCGGCCCCGAGGCCCACGCGCCGCTGGACGGCCTGACGCGCGGCGGCTGGCGCCTGGCCTATGGCGAGACCCCGACCGCCTATCAGAAGACCCTGTTCGGAGAGCTGAAGCGCAACGACTTCACCTATTCGCTGGGCTTCCAGACCGGCGAGAACAACGCCATCCGCAGCGTCCAGTGGGGCGGCCCCGCTTTCGACGCCGGCCTGGCGCCGGGCATGGAGATCGTCGCCGTCAACGGCCAGGCCTCCAACCCCGACCGCATCGCCGCCGCCGTCACCGCCGCCAAGGATCCGGCCGTGTCCGTGACCCTGATCGTCAAGGACGGCGACCAGTACCGAACCGTCGCCCTCCCCTACCACGACGGCCTGCGCTACCCGCGCCTGGAACGGATCGAGGGAACCCCCGACCGCCTGAGCGACATCCTGACGCCCCGCAAGCGCTGA
- a CDS encoding M61 family metallopeptidase, whose product MSRTRLTAAACLAALMTAAAPALAQDFQSTPVVTDASRAALALPRPQPAIPAPADTPYPGVIQYRADITDLDRRIIRVRQTIPVADPGPLTLLYPKYLPGNHADTGPIQLLAGLTVTANGQRIEWLRDTLEPYAFHLDIPAGVTSIDVAFQQLTQPDSSNWRVLMAPAMVNLQWEKAILYPAGYYSRQIPVAASVVLPAGWKYGTALTTASRDGDVAAFETTDLYTLIDSPMFAGAHYRRVDIDPTGAPSESRVHLNLLADEEKGLAATDDQLKLFEAMVQQADRLFGARHFDNYEFLFALTDQMGGIGLEHHRSSENTGAPGFFTDWAKSAGDRGLLPHEYTHSWNGKFMRPADELTANHNVPTQNTLLWVYEGQTEYWGDVLAARSGLHSKPVALATLANVAAFYDNQPGRQWRALQDTNNHNLLGYRVPGQFPSWMRGTGDYYRESLLVWLDADTLIRAETDGRKSLDDFAKGFFGHNDGSWAPQGYTFDQVVAALNAVHPHDWAGFLRDRLDAVGPDARAPLAGIERGGWRLTYTDTPTADEKAVNTGWANDFQYSLGFTLAGDKIANILWGGPAFEQGIGAGWSLVAVNGKTGSAEALRNAVTAAKGTDAPLELLIKSGDRFRTVAFDYHDGLRYPRLERIEGTPDRLSDILAPRKR is encoded by the coding sequence ATGTCGCGTACCCGCCTGACCGCCGCCGCCTGCCTCGCCGCCCTGATGACCGCCGCAGCCCCGGCCCTGGCCCAGGACTTCCAGTCCACCCCGGTCGTCACCGACGCCAGCCGGGCCGCCCTGGCCCTGCCCCGGCCTCAGCCCGCCATCCCGGCGCCTGCCGACACCCCCTATCCCGGCGTCATCCAGTACCGGGCCGACATCACCGACCTGGACCGCCGCATTATCCGCGTCCGCCAGACCATCCCCGTCGCCGATCCCGGTCCCCTGACCCTGCTCTATCCAAAATACCTGCCCGGCAACCACGCCGACACCGGCCCGATCCAACTGCTGGCCGGCCTGACGGTCACCGCCAATGGACAGCGGATCGAGTGGCTGCGCGACACCCTCGAACCCTACGCCTTCCACCTCGACATCCCGGCCGGCGTGACCAGCATCGACGTCGCCTTCCAGCAGCTGACCCAGCCGGACAGCTCCAACTGGCGCGTCCTGATGGCCCCGGCCATGGTCAATCTGCAATGGGAGAAGGCCATCCTCTATCCGGCCGGCTACTACAGCCGCCAGATCCCCGTCGCCGCCTCGGTCGTCCTGCCCGCGGGCTGGAAATACGGCACGGCCCTGACGACGGCGTCCCGGGACGGCGACGTCGCCGCCTTCGAGACGACCGACCTCTACACCCTGATCGACAGCCCCATGTTCGCCGGCGCCCACTACCGCCGCGTCGATATCGACCCGACCGGCGCCCCGTCTGAATCAAGGGTGCACCTGAACCTCCTCGCCGACGAGGAGAAGGGCCTCGCCGCCACCGACGACCAGCTCAAACTGTTCGAGGCCATGGTCCAGCAGGCCGACCGCCTGTTCGGCGCCCGCCACTTCGACAACTACGAGTTCCTGTTCGCCCTGACCGACCAGATGGGCGGCATCGGCCTGGAGCATCACCGCAGTTCCGAGAACACCGGCGCCCCCGGCTTCTTCACCGACTGGGCCAAGAGCGCCGGCGACCGGGGCCTGCTGCCCCACGAATACACCCACTCCTGGAACGGCAAGTTCATGCGCCCGGCGGACGAACTGACCGCCAACCACAATGTCCCGACCCAGAACACCCTGCTGTGGGTCTATGAGGGCCAGACCGAATACTGGGGCGACGTCCTGGCCGCCCGATCAGGCCTCCATTCCAAGCCGGTGGCCCTGGCCACCCTGGCCAATGTCGCCGCCTTCTACGACAACCAGCCCGGTCGTCAGTGGCGCGCGCTTCAGGACACCAACAACCACAATCTGCTCGGCTACCGCGTGCCAGGCCAGTTCCCGTCGTGGATGCGCGGCACGGGCGACTACTACCGCGAAAGCCTGCTGGTCTGGCTGGACGCCGACACCCTGATCCGGGCCGAGACCGACGGCCGCAAGTCGCTGGACGACTTCGCCAAGGGCTTCTTCGGCCATAACGACGGCTCCTGGGCGCCCCAGGGTTACACCTTCGATCAGGTGGTGGCCGCCCTGAACGCCGTCCACCCGCACGACTGGGCCGGCTTCCTGCGCGACCGTCTCGACGCCGTCGGCCCCGACGCCCGCGCCCCCTTGGCGGGGATCGAGCGGGGCGGCTGGCGCCTGACCTATACCGACACGCCCACGGCCGATGAAAAGGCCGTCAACACCGGCTGGGCCAACGACTTCCAGTATTCACTGGGCTTCACCCTGGCCGGCGACAAGATCGCCAACATCCTCTGGGGCGGCCCCGCTTTCGAGCAGGGCATCGGCGCGGGCTGGAGCCTGGTCGCCGTCAACGGCAAGACCGGCTCGGCCGAGGCGCTACGCAACGCCGTCACCGCCGCCAAGGGGACGGACGCCCCCCTCGAACTGCTGATCAAGTCCGGCGACCGCTTCCGCACCGTCGCCTTCGACTACCACGACGGCCTGCGCTATCCGCGCCTGGAACGGATCGAGGGAACGCCGGATCGCCTGTCGGACATCCTCGCACCGAGGAAGCGCTAG
- a CDS encoding type 1 glutamine amidotransferase domain-containing protein codes for MKILTVLTSHDQLGDTCKKTGFWLEELAAPYYAMKDAGAEIVLASPKGGQPPLDPKSDDADAQTEDTRRFKADAEAQAALAATVELASVKAEDFDAVFYPGGHGPLWDLATDADSIALIEAFAKADKPTGFVCHAPGVLKSVHGPDGKPLVDGRKVTGFTNTEEDAVGLTDVVPFLVENVLIANGGDYSKGPDWGSYVVVDGKLVTGQNPGSSREAAEALLGLLK; via the coding sequence ATGAAGATCCTGACGGTTCTGACCTCGCACGATCAACTCGGCGACACCTGCAAGAAGACCGGCTTTTGGCTCGAGGAACTGGCCGCCCCCTATTATGCGATGAAGGACGCGGGCGCGGAGATCGTGCTGGCTTCGCCCAAGGGCGGGCAGCCGCCGCTGGATCCCAAAAGCGATGACGCCGACGCCCAGACCGAGGACACGCGCCGGTTCAAGGCCGACGCCGAGGCTCAGGCGGCTCTGGCTGCGACCGTCGAACTGGCGTCGGTGAAGGCGGAGGACTTCGACGCCGTCTTCTATCCGGGCGGCCACGGCCCCCTGTGGGACCTGGCGACCGACGCCGATTCCATCGCCCTGATCGAGGCCTTCGCCAAGGCGGACAAGCCGACCGGCTTCGTCTGCCATGCGCCGGGCGTGCTGAAGTCGGTTCATGGCCCGGACGGCAAGCCGCTGGTCGACGGCCGCAAGGTGACGGGCTTCACCAATACCGAAGAAGACGCCGTGGGCCTGACGGACGTGGTGCCCTTCCTGGTGGAGAATGTGCTGATCGCCAACGGCGGCGACTATTCCAAGGGGCCGGACTGGGGGTCGTATGTTGTGGTCGACGGCAAGTTGGTGACGGGTCAGAACCCGGGCTCGTCGCGTGAAGCGGCCGAGGCCCTGCTGGGGTTGTTGAAGTAG
- the rplL gene encoding 50S ribosomal protein L7/L12, translating into MADLAKIVEDLSALTVLEAAELSKLLEEKWGVSAAAPVAMAMPAGGGAAPAEAAEEQTEFTVVLIDGGDKKINVIKEVRGVRSDLGLKEAKDLVEGAPQNVVENVSKQNADEVAKKLTEAGAKVQIK; encoded by the coding sequence ATGGCTGACCTCGCCAAGATCGTCGAAGACCTGTCCGCTCTGACCGTTCTCGAAGCTGCTGAACTGTCGAAGCTGCTTGAAGAAAAGTGGGGCGTCAGCGCCGCTGCTCCCGTCGCCATGGCCATGCCGGCCGGTGGTGGCGCCGCTCCGGCTGAAGCCGCCGAAGAGCAAACCGAGTTCACCGTCGTCCTGATCGACGGCGGCGACAAGAAGATCAACGTGATCAAGGAAGTCCGTGGCGTGCGTTCGGACCTGGGTCTGAAGGAAGCCAAGGACCTGGTCGAAGGCGCTCCGCAGAACGTCGTCGAGAACGTCTCCAAGCAAAACGCCGACGAAGTCGCCAAGAAGCTGACGGAAGCCGGCGCCAAGGTCCAGATCAAGTAA
- the rplJ gene encoding 50S ribosomal protein L10, with amino-acid sequence MDRAQKAESIETLKGVFADAGSVVVTHNLGLTVAEMEDLRGRLRKEGAAFKVVKNRLALKALEAQEGSDYHGLFKGPVGIAYAENPGTAAKVATEFAKTNDRFKIIGGFMGETVVDVKGVEVLSKLPTLDEVRSQIIGLLNAPATKIAGVLQAPAGQLARVFNAYATKEAA; translated from the coding sequence ATGGACCGCGCTCAAAAGGCCGAGTCGATCGAAACGCTCAAGGGCGTATTCGCCGACGCCGGCTCCGTGGTCGTGACCCACAACCTGGGTCTGACCGTTGCGGAAATGGAAGACCTGCGTGGCCGCCTTCGCAAAGAAGGCGCCGCGTTCAAGGTGGTCAAGAACCGCCTGGCGCTGAAGGCGCTCGAAGCTCAAGAAGGCAGCGACTACCACGGCCTGTTCAAGGGTCCCGTGGGCATCGCATACGCCGAGAACCCCGGTACGGCCGCCAAGGTCGCCACCGAGTTCGCCAAGACCAATGATCGCTTCAAGATCATCGGCGGCTTCATGGGCGAAACCGTCGTCGACGTGAAGGGCGTGGAAGTTCTTTCCAAGCTCCCGACCCTCGACGAAGTGCGCAGCCAAATCATCGGCCTGCTCAATGCGCCTGCGACTAAGATCGCCGGCGTGCTGCAAGCACCCGCCGGTCAGCTGGCTCGCGTGTTCAACGCCTACGCCACCAAGGAAGCCGCGTAA
- a CDS encoding DUF2059 domain-containing protein produces MTIIRNLMLAAMLGAVATSTQAQTTETRRDDRLEVVVRQDDGMGPRSVLARELLDISVGPNFAKEIERAMIDQMGKVGEQGGEEAAWVRANMPPMLARMIDRMLDDMAPIYADIYTEDELRGQIAFYRSPVGQSVAAKAASLGLAVQESQAAVVLSFMTEFQTKYCAQFNCEGARTTTKPSRD; encoded by the coding sequence ATGACGATTATTCGAAATCTGATGCTAGCGGCGATGCTGGGTGCGGTCGCGACCTCGACCCAGGCGCAGACCACTGAGACGAGACGGGACGACCGGCTTGAGGTCGTCGTGAGGCAGGATGATGGGATGGGGCCCCGTTCAGTTTTGGCGCGTGAGCTCCTGGATATTTCGGTGGGACCGAACTTCGCCAAGGAGATCGAGCGCGCCATGATCGACCAGATGGGCAAGGTCGGGGAACAGGGTGGCGAAGAGGCGGCCTGGGTGCGCGCCAACATGCCTCCGATGTTGGCGCGGATGATCGACCGCATGCTCGACGACATGGCGCCAATCTATGCCGACATCTATACCGAGGATGAGTTGCGCGGGCAGATCGCCTTCTATCGCAGTCCGGTCGGCCAGTCGGTCGCCGCCAAGGCCGCCAGCCTGGGCCTCGCTGTTCAGGAAAGCCAGGCCGCAGTGGTCCTGAGTTTCATGACCGAGTTCCAGACCAAATATTGCGCCCAGTTCAATTGCGAAGGCGCTCGAACGACGACCAAGCCCAGTCGCGACTAG
- a CDS encoding NUDIX hydrolase, with the protein MAKTAKRSGRSDTRQVAALPWRIGASGLEILVITSRETRRWVIPKGGRMAGKTDAQAAAQEAFEEAGVHGAVGGASIGHFRYSKIGRNGDLRAYVVAVYPLEVLVQLGDWPEAHQRERRWMSQADAEAAVGELDLKALIRSFDVTLSSD; encoded by the coding sequence ATGGCCAAGACAGCAAAGCGCTCCGGCCGGTCGGACACACGCCAGGTGGCGGCCCTGCCGTGGCGTATCGGCGCGTCGGGCCTGGAAATTCTGGTGATCACGTCGCGCGAGACGCGGCGCTGGGTCATCCCCAAGGGAGGGCGGATGGCCGGCAAGACCGACGCCCAGGCTGCGGCTCAGGAAGCCTTCGAAGAGGCCGGCGTGCACGGCGCCGTCGGCGGGGCCTCTATCGGCCATTTCCGCTATTCCAAGATCGGGCGTAACGGCGACCTGCGCGCCTATGTGGTGGCCGTCTACCCGCTGGAAGTCCTGGTTCAACTGGGCGACTGGCCCGAGGCGCATCAGCGCGAACGGCGCTGGATGAGTCAGGCGGATGCGGAGGCGGCGGTCGGCGAGCTCGATCTGAAAGCCCTCATTCGCAGCTTCGACGTCACGTTATCTTCGGATTGA
- a CDS encoding winged helix-turn-helix transcriptional regulator produces MPDVYSAACPTRQLLDRVADKWTTLVLVLLREGPMRFNALRRRIEGVSQKMLSQTVRQLERDGLVTRTVTPTVPVSVSYALTPLGGTLVDALQAMIDWAEDNMAEVGKAQAAYDERRLD; encoded by the coding sequence TTGCCTGACGTCTATTCCGCCGCCTGTCCGACGCGGCAACTGCTGGATAGGGTCGCCGACAAGTGGACGACGCTGGTTCTGGTTCTGTTGCGTGAAGGCCCGATGCGGTTCAACGCCTTGCGTCGGCGTATCGAGGGCGTGTCGCAGAAGATGCTGAGCCAGACTGTCCGCCAACTGGAGCGGGACGGACTGGTCACGCGTACGGTGACGCCGACTGTGCCGGTCTCGGTCTCCTACGCCCTGACGCCGCTGGGCGGGACCCTGGTCGATGCGCTCCAGGCGATGATCGACTGGGCTGAGGACAATATGGCCGAGGTCGGCAAGGCGCAGGCCGCTTATGACGAGCGGCGCCTGGACTGA
- a CDS encoding NAD(P)-dependent oxidoreductase: MKVAVLGASGRAGSEITKELAARGHAVVAIARKPEAIPAAPGVTATAGDASDAGALAELIKGSDAVISALHFDLSAATLLGALKNAKVPRLLVTGGAASLEVAPGVRLIDTPEFPEDWKVFAQGGIVFLDALRSETEIDWTFFSPAAFIEEGPRLGVFRTGGDQLITDDKGESRISFADYAIAMVDELEQHNHSRARFTAAY, from the coding sequence ATGAAAGTCGCAGTCCTCGGCGCCAGCGGTCGCGCCGGTTCCGAAATCACCAAGGAACTGGCGGCGCGCGGGCACGCCGTCGTCGCCATCGCGCGCAAGCCCGAGGCCATTCCCGCCGCGCCCGGCGTCACAGCGACTGCGGGGGATGCGTCGGACGCCGGCGCCTTGGCTGAACTCATAAAAGGTTCGGATGCGGTCATCAGCGCCCTACATTTCGACCTGTCAGCCGCGACCCTGCTCGGGGCGCTGAAGAACGCCAAGGTTCCCCGTCTGCTGGTCACGGGCGGCGCCGCCAGCCTGGAAGTCGCGCCCGGCGTCCGCCTGATCGACACGCCTGAGTTTCCCGAAGATTGGAAAGTCTTCGCCCAAGGGGGCATCGTCTTCCTGGACGCCCTTCGCAGCGAGACCGAAATCGACTGGACCTTCTTCTCGCCCGCCGCCTTCATCGAAGAAGGCCCCCGTCTGGGCGTCTTCCGTACCGGCGGCGACCAGTTGATCACGGACGACAAGGGCGAAAGCCGCATCAGCTTCGCCGACTACGCCATCGCCATGGTGGACGAACTGGAACAGCACAACCACAGCCGCGCCCGCTTCACGGCGGCCTACTGA
- a CDS encoding aspartyl/asparaginyl beta-hydroxylase domain-containing protein — protein sequence MAKIDSEQERLLLQAGQALARHDAPTALTLLDRADAFGRTHNGLLNRSIAHRLLGDFPAAISFLDQALELQPYDFMALLAKGAMVEKIAGAKAATPIYRDALKIAPPRSHIPPTVTAQMDYAAHLVDTQANALRDFMQAEVAALKDGLDDTIRDRFDESLEIYAGLKQPVKQQPLLLNYPRLPVIPFYDRTLFPWLGELEAATETIQAELEPLLEESFDAFTPYIAFPKGAPVNQWGELNHSRKWTSLFLWKNGEKQQAMCDRCPQTTRILEGLPMAHQDGFSPTAVFSALQPRTHIPPHTGSSNVRLLAHLPLRLPGSARFRVGNTVRDWKMGQAWVFDDTIEHEAWNDADDVRVILIFDVWNPYLTEQEQLLITAMMKAQRAFMQA from the coding sequence ATGGCCAAGATCGACAGCGAGCAGGAGAGGCTTCTGCTCCAGGCGGGCCAGGCGCTGGCGCGGCATGACGCCCCGACAGCCCTGACATTGCTAGATCGCGCCGACGCGTTCGGACGCACGCACAACGGCCTGCTGAACCGCTCGATCGCCCATCGGCTTCTCGGCGACTTCCCGGCCGCGATCAGTTTTCTCGACCAGGCTCTGGAACTCCAGCCCTATGACTTCATGGCGCTTCTGGCCAAGGGCGCCATGGTCGAGAAGATCGCCGGCGCGAAGGCGGCCACGCCCATCTATCGCGACGCCCTGAAGATCGCCCCGCCCCGCAGCCATATCCCACCGACAGTAACCGCCCAGATGGACTACGCCGCCCATCTGGTTGACACACAGGCCAACGCCCTGCGCGACTTCATGCAGGCCGAAGTGGCCGCTCTGAAGGACGGCCTGGACGACACGATCCGCGACCGTTTCGACGAAAGTCTGGAGATCTACGCCGGCCTTAAACAGCCGGTGAAGCAGCAACCCCTGTTGCTGAACTATCCGCGACTGCCCGTCATTCCGTTTTACGACCGGACCCTGTTCCCCTGGCTGGGCGAACTGGAGGCGGCGACCGAGACCATCCAGGCCGAGCTGGAGCCGCTGCTGGAAGAGAGCTTCGACGCCTTCACCCCCTATATCGCCTTCCCCAAAGGCGCGCCGGTCAATCAGTGGGGGGAACTGAATCACTCCCGCAAATGGACCTCGCTCTTTCTCTGGAAGAACGGCGAGAAACAGCAGGCGATGTGCGACCGCTGCCCGCAGACGACGCGGATCCTGGAAGGCCTGCCGATGGCCCATCAGGACGGCTTCTCGCCCACCGCCGTCTTCTCGGCGCTTCAGCCGCGCACCCATATCCCGCCGCACACCGGATCTTCCAATGTCCGGCTGTTGGCCCATCTGCCGCTACGCCTGCCGGGCAGCGCGCGTTTCCGCGTCGGCAACACTGTGCGGGACTGGAAGATGGGCCAGGCCTGGGTCTTCGACGACACCATCGAGCACGAGGCCTGGAACGACGCCGACGACGTGCGGGTCATCCTGATCTTCGACGTCTGGAACCCCTATCTGACCGAGCAGGAACAGCTGCTGATCACGGCCATGATGAAGGCCCAGCGCGCCTTCATGCAGGCTTAG